TATATCCGGCCATTCTCCACCGCCCGCCAGAACAGAAAGGCCAGCGGCAAGGCGGCCCATATTCTCCCTTCCACCTTCGCGGAAGAAGGAGAGAACGGAGGCCAGCATCGGCTTATCGACAGTTGAGGCCGCCTCGAGCTTTTCATCCCTTTCACTGCACTCCCCCGGCAAAAGCAGAAGCTTGATGCCCCGCCTGCGCGCCAGAATAGCCAGCTGATCGACCCCATAGCGCCAGCGCTCCGCGCCTCCGAGAATCCGGATAAGAATAACGCGGGCATGTTCCGCCGTTTTTTCGATCCAGAGATCGACCGACATCGGGTGCCGAAGTTCGGAGAGGTTCGCGGCAGAGAGGGAGGGGAGGGTCTCTCCCGCCTTTCCCCACGCCCGCTCAAGCCCGGCAAGATCGCTTGCCGAAAAAGACAGCACCACCACATCCGAACGCGGCTGGTTGAGATCAACCGGCTCGATCAGGTCGTCCAGAGACGAGGATGTGGTGGCGAGAATATGCATCTAAAGCATTTCCAGTAAAAGTGCGCAGCGGTTTTGCGTCCGGACAATGCGCAAACGGCTTATGTCAGGCGGCCAGCATCTGTTCGATCTTTTCGCGGTTAATGCCCTTTTCGCCGATGACGACGAGACGGCTGCGGCGCTCTTCACCCGCCGCCCAGGGGCGGTCGTAGTAGTGGTTGACGCGGCTGCCGACAGCCTGCACCTGCAGACGCATGGGCTTAGTGGCGACTTCGATGAAGCCCTTGATGCGCAGCACATTCTCGGCAGCGGCCGTCTGCGCGATACGGGCCGCCAGCGCCTCCGGATCGGTAACGGCCGGCAGGTCGATGACGAAGCTGTCGAAATCATCGTGTTCATGATCGAGTTCGCCATCATGATGGGTGCGGCGGTTTTCAATATCCTCTTCCACCGCAAGGCCGAGACCGATCAGCACGGTCGGATCGATGGCACCATTCGAAGCAACAACGATCTTCGCCGCCTTTGGCAGATGTTCGAGGATATGGGCCTTGGCCTTCTCGAGGCCGGCATCGTCGAGAAGATCGGCCTTGGTGAGCACGATAAGATCGGCGCAGGCGACCTGATCTTCGAAGACCTCTTCGACCGGATCGTCATGGTCGAGCGCTTCGTCGTTGGCACGCTGGGCAGCAAGCGCTTCCATGTCGTGGGCGACCTGACCCTCGGCCAGAGCCGCGCCATCCACCACGGCGACCACGGCATCGACAGTCACGCGGCTTTTGATGGCCGGCCACTGGAAGGCCTGCACCAGGGGCTTCGGCAGGGCAAGGCCGGAGGTCTCAATGAGAATATGCTCCACCTTCGGCTGGCGGCTAAGGATTTGTTCGATGGCGGGCTGGAAATCATCCGCCACCGTGCAGCAGATGCAGCCATTGGCCAGCTCGACGATGTTTTCCTCCGGGCAGCTTTCAATGCCGCAGCCTTTCAGAATTTCGCCATCAATGCCGATATCGCCGAATTCATTGACGATGATGGCGAGCCGCTTGCCGTCAAGCTTTTCGAGAAGACCGCGCAGCAGTGTGGTTTTTCCGGCACCCAGAAAGCCGGTGACGATGGTGCAGGGAACGCGGTCCAGAAGGGTGCTCATGATCTCTCCTCGGTAAAATCGAATGGGGGAATGCGCGCCAGCATGCCGCGCTTTAGGGGTTCCGGGCGGCCACGCCAGGGCATCAGGCCGTCGGGGGCGGCAGAAAGCAGCCGCGCGCCGACCAGCAGGTCTTCCGCATCGCCGGGCGTCAGCCCGCCAAACACATAAGACCAGCCATCGGCGCTGCGGAGCACGGCACTGAGGCCACGCTTGCAATTGGCAAGGCAATTGACGGAGCGAACGGCAATGCCGCTCTCCTGCGCCTTTTCAATGACGGCATCGGCAAGACGCGAACCGGGACGCGGTTCGGCATTGGGATCGACATCATCGCGACAACTGCGGCATACGAAGACGGTAACGCCCGGCGCTGTCTCGTCCTGCGGGTTCCCGTTTGAACCTGAAGATGTCGCTGAAATATCCAAACCGTCCCGTTCCCGCGTCACGTTAAAATTCATCGGGGTGCGGCTATCGAAAACGGTGTGCGACAGGCGCAAACCCGCTGTTCGATCTGACCGACTGACCGGAGCACCCCGCCCGGCAGACGCTTTTTCCTGAAACGGCAGGTCTCCTGGCTTGCGGCTATCAACACCCTGTCACCGCCTTCCCGAACCGATCATAAAGGTTCAGTGGCTTTACGGTGCGGGCTTACCGCTTACAGTTGCGGGGGCAGCCACGGAATGACCCTTTCTCGGGGCGGAACCGTGTTCCCTCTTAGCTTTTCCCGTTGCCGGGAAAAGACCGTCAGTCCCTTACCCTTAGGCT
This window of the Agrobacterium fabrum str. C58 genome carries:
- the cobW gene encoding cobalamin biosynthesis protein CobW; translated protein: MSTLLDRVPCTIVTGFLGAGKTTLLRGLLEKLDGKRLAIIVNEFGDIGIDGEILKGCGIESCPEENIVELANGCICCTVADDFQPAIEQILSRQPKVEHILIETSGLALPKPLVQAFQWPAIKSRVTVDAVVAVVDGAALAEGQVAHDMEALAAQRANDEALDHDDPVEEVFEDQVACADLIVLTKADLLDDAGLEKAKAHILEHLPKAAKIVVASNGAIDPTVLIGLGLAVEEDIENRRTHHDGELDHEHDDFDSFVIDLPAVTDPEALAARIAQTAAAENVLRIKGFIEVATKPMRLQVQAVGSRVNHYYDRPWAAGEERRSRLVVIGEKGINREKIEQMLAA
- a CDS encoding DUF1636 family protein; the encoded protein is MDISATSSGSNGNPQDETAPGVTVFVCRSCRDDVDPNAEPRPGSRLADAVIEKAQESGIAVRSVNCLANCKRGLSAVLRSADGWSYVFGGLTPGDAEDLLVGARLLSAAPDGLMPWRGRPEPLKRGMLARIPPFDFTEERS